The genomic segment AACCGCAGGTCAGAGCTACTCTATTGACGCAATCGAAACACCTGGCGATCATGGAGCATCGACTGCCCGCGTCTGGGGGCGGGAGCACACCCAGAGAAGGGGGCATACTGTGGCAAAGGGTCACAAGTGTCCGAACTGCGGCAAGAACACGCTTCAGCCGTACACCACCAACCAGTTGAGGTGCTCCAACTGCGCTACGACGGTGAAGAAGAATCGACTTCTCTGAACCTCGAGCACCTGCTCCGCTGCATGGCACCCTCCGAGCCAGGCATGACCCCCGCCGCATACTACGACCCACAGCGACGCTTAGCCGACGCACTACTTTCGGCTAACTGAGGTTGTAGTTGAATCAGAGGGCTGCTGCGCACGCAGGATGCCTAAAGGCCCGACCTGACTTACCGCTGCAGCGGCCTGCGGATGGCAGCGACCCGCCGGCTCCAGTTGCTGACCGCAACGACCTTCACGACGTCGCCGGTCTTGGGTGCCTGGACAAGGTACTGCCGCCCGCCGCGGTCCATGCCGATGTACATGCCGACATGGCGGGGTCGGGACATCGTGCCGTCGGAGCCTGGGATGAAGATCAGGTCACCGGGCTGCATCGCTACCAGCGAGGGGACGGCGACGCCGGTGTGCACCTGGTCTGCAGTGACCCGGGGGATCTGCACGCCGCCTTTGGCCCAGGCGGCCATCATCAGCCCGGAGCAGTCGTAGCTGTCGGGTCCTTCGGCGCCCCAGACGTAGGGCTTGCCTCGCTGAGCAAGCGCGAAGGAGACCACGGTCCGAAGTTGCGGGTCCGTTGGCAAGACGAAGCCTTCTGGGAGGCCCGCGTCGTCCAGCGGTGGTAGCCCGTCGCCGCCGTCGCTGGTACAGACGATGTCCAGCCCGTCGCTGATCATCGCAACCAGCTGCTCAGCCTCTGGCTGCCACTTCGCGTACGCGTCGGGGAAGGCTGAACGCTGCACGGCCTGCGCGGCCTGGGTGAGCGGCATGGTCTGCCAGCCGTCGACCTCGACCAGGTGCTCGTAGAACTTTCGGGCGGCGTATTGGGGGTCAAGGATCTGTTCGGGGGTGCCCCAGCCCTGGCTGGGTCGCTGCTGGAACAGGCCGAGTGAGTCATGGTCGTTGTCCGCGCCGAGGTGGCCGAGATTGCGCAGGGTGGACTCCTGCATCGCGGTGGCGACGGCAATTTCCCAGCCGTAGCGCGGCACGTGCATCTCGGCGCCGACGGCGACGATGGTGGCGGCGTTGCCGACCTGCTCTGAGGTCCAGGAGCCTCGGGTCGGCCAGTCCCGTGGCGCGGCTGTCGCGCCGGGCGAGGTGCTGGGCGGGCCGATGGTGCAGGCCGTGGCAGGGCTCGCCCCGAGTACCGACAGGGCGACGAATACGACCAAAGCCAGCGGTGCCAGGAGAACGGTTGCGAGCCCGCCGGCGAGGATCAGCCACCGGCGGCTCATCGCAGGCCTGCCTGGCGGATCTCGTAGCCGCTGACCCGCCAGCCGGGACCGTCCGGGCCGCCTCGGCGCAGGGCGCAGTCGATGACGCTGTGCTCGGTCCAGCCACGCCAGCCGTCCTCGCCCACGGCGGTCGCGGTCACCCGGATCGTGCGCCGCGCGGTGATCGCGCTGTCACCCGGCTGCAGTAGGTCGGCGAAGGGCTCCACGACAGTGTCGAGGTGGACGCGGTGACCAGCCCAGGTCGCCCAGCGGCCGTCGCGGTCGGCGGCGGCGCTCTGTCCGGCCAGCGTGCTGCTGGCGAAGCGCATGGCCCGCTGGTAGGCATCGCCCGGGCCCGCGTCGCGGCGGGTGTCGGCGCTGTAGAGGGACATAACGAACCTTCGGCACACCTGCCCGGCATCGGCGTACGAGAAGCCGGGC from the Micromonospora sp. WMMA1947 genome contains:
- a CDS encoding C40 family peptidase, translated to MSRRWLILAGGLATVLLAPLALVVFVALSVLGASPATACTIGPPSTSPGATAAPRDWPTRGSWTSEQVGNAATIVAVGAEMHVPRYGWEIAVATAMQESTLRNLGHLGADNDHDSLGLFQQRPSQGWGTPEQILDPQYAARKFYEHLVEVDGWQTMPLTQAAQAVQRSAFPDAYAKWQPEAEQLVAMISDGLDIVCTSDGGDGLPPLDDAGLPEGFVLPTDPQLRTVVSFALAQRGKPYVWGAEGPDSYDCSGLMMAAWAKGGVQIPRVTADQVHTGVAVPSLVAMQPGDLIFIPGSDGTMSRPRHVGMYIGMDRGGRQYLVQAPKTGDVVKVVAVSNWSRRVAAIRRPLQR